The genome window GAACATTAACTCTTAAAACTCATTTGACATGGATCCATGCAGCAACACAGCATTGGTCAATGAgcgattgaaaaaaaaaacaccaacaaaaaaCTACTGCTTATACAGCttttaaacaagcaaaaaacatGTGATCTTGTGAATTTGTGCCATTTCTTTGGCTACATGAACCCTTTGCCCCCCCAAAGATATGTTTGCATAGTttgttgaaatgaaataaaatttactcCATCTTATTGCCTAGGTTACCCCTGTGAGTATATTCCACACCTGTGGGAAACACAGAACAACCTGGCTAAAATGGTACACTAAATGCTAGGTCAATGTGGCAAGTACAACAatttataaatgattataaaattattgcaaATTGTAGACATATAATTAGTACAATTTAAGTATATTGAAATTACCATTCTCAGGCAAATATTGTAAAGCTGCGAGTTGTGACTTACAGTACCATTAGCTACCTACCTCGTATTATTGATTCTGTTAGTCAAAGTATAGTCCTTGAATATCCACTAGTTCCTAGGTATGCCTTTAAAACAGTACTTTGTTATTCCACTTGCCATGACCATATTTGGATTTTCTGTGTCCTCATGCTGTATTGGAGAGTGTTAACCTTTAACCTCTTTCCAGTCTGCATGTGAATTCACAGCGGTAAGTCACAAAGGTTTGGTAGTGATTTATttagatgtttattttaaataacagatGATTTCACACTATATACCTGTATGATTGTAAGTATAAGTCCCTCGGTGATGTACACGTGTTTTATCGGGCATTGTGGTTTTGTTTaatgaatattatttttatatgatttcaCAGCGCGCGTGCACGTCACGCATTGCTGCCACACGCTGTATTAATTGCTGCAAAAGTCCTCAGGTTGCCTGTTTGTGTTGTCCAGCGATTCAATAAACGAGGACATGATGGCAAGAATGTCGGTGTATTGAGGTTTTTCTCATGACACAACGCAGATTACACACTGCTACACTAGTAATGTACCAACACAACATAAAGACTGATTACAGTTAACAGGGCTGCTGTGGTAAATTACAGCATGATTGTGTTTCATCTAAAGAAAACAGAATGATTTCAATTGTCAAATTGATTGTATACAGAAGCTCtatgaacaaaaaaattattaagataCATTGAAAGaccaaaaagataaataaatccaGGAAGATtcatagggccaggggtagctcagtggttaaggcattggactacggttcggaagatcacaggtttaaaccccacaaccaccaagttgccactgttgggcccttaagcaaggcccttaacccccaactgctcagatataaaatgaaaaaaaaaaaagtaagtcgctctggataagagtgtcttccaaaatgcctaaatgtaaactccaCAGATGTGGTCAATCTAcattcagatcatcagctgacttcattttattgccacataacaatgctgagtctagacctgagcgagtgaagcaaccccagatcagtGGACTACcccagtgggcactatgcataatGGGTGTATCGCTTCAAAGATGACAAATTAAAATGGAAAGTTTAAATCCAAATCCTGTAATCACCTTTGCTTGGTGTAGGACCTCTAAAAAGAAACCACAGCTGGATGGAGAGTGACGTGTTGCTATGCTGATGATGTAATAAGTTTACTTATGATTTAATAAGTGTAGTAGCTCCTGTTCTATAACCTGGTAAAGTAGAATGAGGATATGTTTTTGACagagattacaaaataaattgatctttcaaatgtgaaaaaagtaaatgaaggATACCTGTAGCGCTGACTGTAGTCACAATTGCACAGCTTTGAtttggtgcacgtgttcttgtgCATATGTGCATACACATTGTAGTCTTACGTAGTAGTGGGGTGCTTTATGTCGTAACATAATATTTGaggattattttcttttactgtGTAACTCACTGTACAAGCTGTATCTGGCTAAAATGACTATATAAACCACTCAACTTGTAACAATACCTCAGTTgccttaataattttttttctgacctcAATTTCATCTGCCAAACAATAATAAGGTGCACAGATTGTATCGTAGGAAGTAGAAGCCCATTTAGGACTGAGCCACTGTTAGCCGAGTGTAACTTACCTTGAGCTTTACAGCAGAACGCAGTTAACCACCTCAAATACACCCACAACGGATCAGATGGAACTGTGGGGGTAAAACCCTGTCAGAAATATTGGAATGTAAAGATGATTAGTAGAGTCGGAGAGCTCAGCTCATCAATCAGCAACACTGCAGCACGGCTTCTTCTGCTTCTGGGAATGTGTGGAGGAACGAGACCGAAACGCTCACAGCGACACCTACTAGAGGATCAGGGCACTCACATGGGAATTTACTCACCCTTGAGGCGCGCTTTTCTAGAACATGTACAATGATCTTTAGTCGGGTTTTAGGATTATCTCAGGATGCTCAGGTGTTTCCAGCAGGTTCCTGAAGCGCCCAAAAGCAGCTCTAATGATCATTGAACATATGAGTATGTAACATAAATAATTAGGTGAGATTAAGagaattgtttaaattgttaGCTTGGTGTataccagtggttctcaaacattttctgtcattccccacttaaggcggtgggcgaattttcaagccccacttgtcaacaaaattttaacgaaaacggccaagtgtactattcattgaaaaatcaatttctaaaccagtaagatcaaataacaccaagttcaaaacagataaaacacacgtgctattgttataacagacttactttgtcacttatctagagctttctttcaaaaaagttaagtggcttattaacgtgactggggtgtgtcgataagtgtcttcctactttgtctcatgctgtctgcgaCCAGCgctttaagacacaaaacacacacgggtctctcctctaccccaccatgaatccaatcatcttcatgttttcctttcggctggatttttggttgattaggctgatgatgctgaatcacctgcttatttgtggtccatgtaacaaatgtatccattgatgttattacgctcactacatacagtacgctactgtgttatggtctaaaatgcccccgacctaggccacggatagcccacctaaattcatagggttatggtttacaaattacaacaaatgaatttaattataaagtaagcaatataaaaaaaaaaaggttgtatagggggcaaaatatataaattatatatttttttcatataccacatgtatatttttatattgcttattttataataaaaataatttcctgtaatttttcaccacaaacaatatttatttaatgtaatttgtgataaataatttgttatttgtacattgacaaacccctgcaaaataaatgtgccataaaacaATCATTTTTGGGTTAAGTACCAACCTTGGCACTTAAGGAACCAGAACAGAAAAACAGACCAGTGATCCTAAAACAATGATCTACTTCTAAACTCTTCTGCTGCTTAAATCAAGACCCCAGTACAGTGACATCTGTGAATAAAGTGATGTTTGGATGACATTTGCTCCAGACATACCCGTTACAGCTGTAGTGATAAAGGAGAGCCCGACATTCACACAGGCCATCTGCTTTAAGCACAGCCCTAAACAATGGTCAGGTGACTTATAGAAATacgaattattattatactattgtAAAAGTAAAGGTTTTCTTCTGTCCCTGGATTTGAGTATGAATGTGAAACAAATCACTTTGTGCATTGATTTGTTGTAGATTATTTATTGAGACTATTATTTCTCTATTAtatttaaactaaactaaacaaacaaatctcaCCGTGATACATGCAAATGGTCAAATTGTCCGCCAGACTTAACAAAGactttaacatgttttttgCTCATACCAGCAAAAATACAGCAGCACTGGTTAAAGTAGCAAATGTCCCGTTCTCTGTCCTCTTTTCAGGGTTTTTCCCCCCTCTCACAGTTTTAAGTACTTAACCTTACTGCAGATTTTAAGGTCATACGTTTGACACTACGATACATATCACAATGTTATAAACTGGTTAAGGTTGAATAACAAGCTGGTTAGAATGTTATCAGTTTGTAAATGATAAtgatgaaaacatttttttttttttgcatttcataaTGAAGCTCACTTGTACttcttatatttaaaatacatgaaaaaacaaacttGATTTGTAATAATGTCTAggtggtgtttattttatttctctttttccttttgctcttcaattaattttgttttcttctctccagtatgaatgcgctggtgttgcCGGAGATTTCCGCTTTGTGCAAAACACCTCCCACACtctgagcactgatacggcttctctccagtgtgagtgtACTGGTGCTGTCTTAGACTTATTCTTTgggtaaaactctttccacactgtgaacaCTGGTACGGCTTCTCCCCTGTGTGGATGTGCTGGTGGTGTCGGAGACCGTTCCTATGTGAAAATCTCTTCCCGCAGTGCAAGCAGTGATACGGTGTCTCTCCGGTGTGAAGGTGCTCGTGTTGTTGGAGAGTACTTTTATGtgcaaaactcttcccacacacTGAACACTGATGTggtttctctccagtgtgaatgagTTGGTGCGTCTGAAGATTATGCTGGCTCGTGAAGTTCTTCCAACACACTGAGCAGTAATAAGGCTTCTCTCCGACGTGGATACGCTTGTGCCGTTGGAAATAACTCTTTAGACTAAAACGTTTTCCACACTGGGAACAAGTGTATGGTTTTTCTCCTGTGTGGGTTTGCTGGTG of Clarias gariepinus isolate MV-2021 ecotype Netherlands chromosome 6, CGAR_prim_01v2, whole genome shotgun sequence contains these proteins:
- the LOC128526248 gene encoding gastrula zinc finger protein XlCGF7.1-like, with the translated sequence MKSDEIKPEDLEPSESCSIYQSSSCTVHTNSFHKPAENEIHQCSQCGEIFSQKSNLRKHLRTHAGGKRYQCSQCGKGFSQKGHLEEHLHIHTGEKPYTCSECGKSFRQKSNFQKHQRIHAGEKSYLCSQCGKSYNEKHLLKEHQQTHTGEKPYTCSQCGKRFSLKSYFQRHKRIHVGEKPYYCSVCWKNFTSQHNLQTHQLIHTGEKPHQCSVCGKSFAHKSTLQQHEHLHTGETPYHCLHCGKRFSHRNGLRHHQHIHTGEKPYQCSQCGKSFTQRISLRQHQYTHTGEKPYQCSECGRCFAQSGNLRQHQRIHTGEKKTKLIEEQKEKEK